CCGCGTCCGACGTACGCGTCGCCCACCGTCCGGCGTCCACCTCGCCCGCAGCCCTGCGCTCCGCCGCCGAGGCGCTCGGCCGGGTGCTCGCCGCGCCGGTCGGCGCGGGCGAGGCGCTGACGGCCCAGCGTCTGGTCGGGCCCGGGCTGGCCACCGCGCTCGCTCGGCAGGGCCACGTAGCAGCGCCCGTACGTCTCGCGGACGCCGACGTGGCGAACCTGCTGCGCACCGGCGACACGGTCGACGTCGTGCTCGCGGCCGGGACGGCGTCCTCGCTGCCCCACGCCCAGGTCGTCGCGCACGCGCGCGTGATCACCGTCGTGGCCGGCGGCTCCGGCAGCCTGCTGGACCCGGCATC
The DNA window shown above is from Actinomycetes bacterium and carries:
- a CDS encoding SAF domain-containing protein; its protein translation is MSSLGLSRPTAPLVHGLLRRALRHRRLLASALLAGAVVCALDVLAPPRQPTVAVLVAARSLPAGSVLAASDVRVAHRPASTSPAALRSAAEALGRVLAAPVGAGEALTAQRLVGPGLATALARQGHVAAPVRLADADVANLLRTGDTVDVVLAAGTASSLPHAQVVAHARVITVVAGGSGSLLDPAS